A part of Hydrogenobacter sp. T-8 genomic DNA contains:
- a CDS encoding isoamylase early set domain-containing protein gives MIRKSYQEGKNTCVVSFYVKRDDAQRVEVVGEWNDWKPEPMRRKKDGTFWISKRLKTGRSYRFKYLIDGQYWENELSADQQVPNPFGTTDSLIII, from the coding sequence ATGATAAGGAAGAGCTATCAAGAAGGCAAAAACACATGCGTGGTGAGCTTCTATGTAAAAAGGGATGATGCACAAAGGGTTGAGGTTGTAGGTGAGTGGAACGATTGGAAACCAGAGCCCATGCGCAGGAAAAAGGATGGGACTTTTTGGATAAGCAAGAGACTAAAGACTGGCAGGAGCTACCGGTTTAAATACCTTATTGACGGACAATACTGGGAAAATGAGCTGTCCGCAGACCAGCAGGTTCCTAACCCCTTTGGCACTACAGACAGCCTGATTATTATCTGA
- the trpE gene encoding anthranilate synthase component I has product MNLSQEEVNRLSRDYKVIPLYAEFMADTETPLSVYLKLKEGWKYSLLLESAEGGVKWGRYSFVILANTFHYAWKSGIAYLYEGGRVKLFEKRDPLRPIKLLLEDFKAYHDPSLPRFWGGFAGYVGYDIIKCYEPIEDKKPDTLEVFDLFFILSDVVVVHDNLSGSLKVIVPLHADRDISREYERAKGLIEDIKERIFTTCVYPMHFPQRAIDLKEWRSNYTKEEFMSLVKRAKEYVEQGDIVQVVLSQRFSKVFSGEPEGIYRSLRFLNPSPYMYYMDFGDLKVIGSSPEVLVRLEGSRIETRPIAGTRRRGETPEEDLALERELLQDEKERAEHLMLVDLARNDVGRVSKPGSVRVEGFMRVERYSHVMHMVSDVIGELKDGLSAVDVLKALFPAGTVSGAPKVRAMQIIEELEKERRSIYAGAVGYISFEGNMDMAIAIRTAVLLRDQVFLQAGAGIVADSDPEKEWLETVNKAKALMKAVAMAESIHEQR; this is encoded by the coding sequence ATGAACCTAAGCCAAGAAGAGGTAAATAGACTATCAAGGGACTACAAGGTAATACCTCTATACGCAGAGTTTATGGCGGATACAGAGACGCCTCTTTCTGTTTATCTTAAGCTCAAAGAAGGTTGGAAGTATAGTTTGCTTTTGGAGAGTGCGGAGGGTGGAGTTAAATGGGGTAGGTATTCTTTCGTAATACTTGCAAATACCTTCCATTACGCTTGGAAAAGTGGAATAGCATACCTATACGAAGGGGGAAGGGTTAAGCTCTTTGAAAAGAGAGACCCACTAAGACCAATAAAGCTCTTGCTTGAAGACTTTAAAGCCTATCATGACCCATCTCTTCCAAGGTTTTGGGGAGGCTTTGCAGGTTATGTGGGCTACGACATTATAAAGTGCTACGAGCCTATAGAGGATAAAAAGCCAGACACTCTTGAGGTTTTTGACCTTTTCTTTATCCTTAGTGATGTGGTGGTGGTGCATGACAACCTAAGCGGTAGTTTGAAGGTTATAGTGCCTTTGCATGCAGATAGGGACATATCAAGAGAATATGAAAGGGCAAAAGGGCTCATAGAAGACATAAAAGAGAGGATTTTCACTACTTGCGTCTATCCTATGCACTTTCCTCAGAGAGCTATAGACCTCAAAGAATGGCGTTCAAACTACACAAAAGAGGAGTTTATGAGTTTGGTAAAAAGGGCAAAGGAGTATGTGGAGCAGGGAGATATAGTGCAGGTGGTTTTGTCTCAAAGGTTTAGTAAGGTCTTTTCTGGAGAGCCAGAGGGCATATACAGGTCTTTGAGATTTCTAAACCCATCACCCTATATGTATTACATGGACTTTGGAGACCTAAAGGTAATAGGCTCTTCTCCAGAGGTCTTGGTAAGGCTTGAGGGGAGCAGGATAGAAACAAGACCCATAGCGGGGACAAGAAGGAGGGGAGAAACTCCCGAGGAGGACTTGGCTCTTGAGAGGGAGCTCCTGCAAGATGAGAAGGAAAGGGCGGAACACTTAATGCTTGTAGACCTGGCAAGAAACGATGTGGGACGCGTAAGCAAGCCAGGAAGCGTAAGGGTAGAGGGCTTTATGAGGGTAGAAAGGTATTCTCATGTTATGCATATGGTGAGCGATGTAATAGGTGAGCTAAAGGATGGTCTTTCTGCGGTGGACGTTTTGAAGGCTCTATTTCCTGCGGGGACAGTGTCTGGTGCACCCAAGGTTAGAGCCATGCAGATAATAGAGGAGCTTGAAAAGGAAAGAAGAAGCATATACGCAGGGGCGGTGGGTTATATATCCTTTGAAGGGAACATGGATATGGCAATAGCCATAAGAACTGCGGTGCTACTAAGAGACCAGGTTTTTCTCCAAGCAGGTGCAGGCATAGTGGCGGACTCTGACCCAGAAAAGGAGTGGTTAGAAACTGTAAATAAGGCAAAAGCTCTTATGAAGGCTGTAGCTATGGCTGAGTCAATCCACGAACAAAGATAA
- a CDS encoding tRNA (guanine(10)-N(2))-dimethyltransferase — protein MIREGKVLLDIELPEVVSSKMQVFYNPHMRENRDISLLMLLNMPSQDLTVCDPMGASGIRLMRFLLETNKVKKAIYNDISPSAVEFFLNLLRSHNIPEDKVEVYKEDASLLLRKLRNCHYVDIDPFGSPVPFLEGGILPLARYGLLAVSATDTSVLSGTYPETCQRRYGSKPLLSAEFYHEVGLRILIKKVVEEGAKMDYALKPVFSYSYRHYMRAFFIKDIGPKRTNALIRQIGFLLYCDRCLYREGVQVENIRHECPHCKNRLLVAGPLWLGNLWDEELVQRLWETRGMVEISENTNKLLKRIKDESRAQTLGFYTISSICKTFRIGQSPTIERFLEVFEGTRTHFSPEGFRTLLSHEEVLKRAHELLQRT, from the coding sequence ATGATAAGAGAGGGAAAGGTCCTTTTGGACATTGAGCTTCCAGAGGTTGTCTCTTCAAAGATGCAGGTCTTTTATAACCCACACATGAGGGAAAACAGGGACATAAGCCTTCTTATGCTCTTGAACATGCCAAGCCAAGACCTTACAGTCTGCGACCCCATGGGTGCAAGCGGTATAAGGCTTATGAGGTTTTTGCTTGAGACCAACAAGGTTAAAAAAGCCATATACAATGACATAAGCCCTTCTGCGGTAGAGTTCTTTCTGAACCTTTTGAGGTCTCATAACATTCCAGAAGATAAAGTGGAAGTATACAAGGAAGATGCAAGCCTTCTTCTTAGAAAACTCAGAAACTGCCACTATGTGGATATAGACCCCTTTGGCTCACCCGTGCCCTTCTTAGAAGGCGGTATACTGCCTTTGGCAAGGTATGGCTTGCTGGCTGTAAGTGCCACAGATACTTCTGTGCTTTCTGGCACATATCCAGAAACCTGTCAAAGAAGATATGGCTCAAAGCCCCTTCTCAGTGCGGAGTTTTACCACGAGGTAGGCTTACGCATCCTCATAAAAAAGGTAGTAGAAGAAGGTGCAAAGATGGACTACGCTCTAAAGCCAGTGTTTTCCTATTCCTACAGGCACTATATGAGAGCCTTCTTCATAAAGGACATAGGACCAAAAAGGACCAACGCTCTTATAAGACAAATAGGCTTTTTGCTCTACTGCGATAGGTGTCTATACAGAGAGGGTGTGCAGGTGGAGAACATAAGGCATGAGTGCCCTCATTGCAAGAATAGACTTTTGGTTGCAGGACCTCTTTGGCTTGGAAACCTTTGGGATGAGGAGCTTGTCCAAAGGTTATGGGAAACGAGAGGCATGGTAGAAATCTCAGAAAACACCAATAAGCTCTTAAAAAGAATAAAAGATGAGTCAAGAGCTCAAACCTTGGGCTTTTATACTATCTCTTCCATATGCAAAACCTTTCGCATAGGACAATCACCCACTATAGAAAGGTTTTTAGAGGTCTTTGAAGGCACAAGAACACATTTTAGCCCCGAGGGTTTTAGAACATTACTTAGCCACGAAGAGGTGCTAAAAAGAGCCCATGAGCTATTACAGAGAACTTAA
- the hemE gene encoding uroporphyrinogen decarboxylase: MLLLKSLKGEKIPRFPVWLMRQAGRYMPQYRELREKEKDFLSFCKNVNLASRVSLLPVELLQVDAVIIFSDILVPLEPMGVKVEFLEGEGPRLEWDGSVKSLRKISFSQVEFVGEVIRRVKAQVKDVPVIGFSGAPFTLMSYMVKGRSSKDFKKTKLFMWTSEQYADLMKLLCENLLEYLIGQIRAGADLLQVFDSWAMHLSYEDFEEYVYTYLKPFFEELKKHTDKPVIYFFRGSGSFLRALENLPVDAFSVDWTVDMVSAMKESSKAFQGNLDPTLLYCDEESLQKKTLEFLRCIPRKTKYVFNLGHGLMPDMELSKVKLLVDTVKGYRLS; the protein is encoded by the coding sequence ATGCTTCTTTTGAAAAGCCTTAAAGGAGAGAAAATCCCACGCTTTCCTGTTTGGCTTATGCGTCAAGCAGGTAGATACATGCCCCAGTATAGAGAGCTTAGAGAAAAAGAGAAGGATTTTCTCAGCTTTTGCAAAAACGTAAACCTTGCAAGTAGGGTAAGCCTTTTACCTGTAGAGCTTCTCCAAGTGGATGCGGTGATAATCTTTTCCGATATCCTTGTCCCCCTTGAGCCTATGGGCGTTAAGGTAGAGTTTCTTGAGGGTGAGGGTCCAAGGCTTGAATGGGATGGAAGTGTAAAGAGTTTAAGGAAAATATCCTTTTCTCAGGTGGAGTTTGTGGGAGAGGTCATAAGAAGGGTAAAGGCTCAGGTCAAAGATGTGCCAGTGATAGGCTTTAGTGGTGCTCCTTTTACTCTTATGTCTTATATGGTAAAGGGACGCTCAAGCAAGGACTTTAAGAAGACCAAGCTCTTTATGTGGACTTCAGAGCAATATGCGGACCTTATGAAACTGCTTTGTGAAAACTTACTTGAATACCTTATTGGTCAAATAAGGGCTGGTGCGGACCTTTTGCAGGTCTTTGATAGCTGGGCAATGCACCTCTCTTACGAAGACTTTGAGGAGTATGTCTACACTTATCTAAAACCCTTCTTTGAAGAGCTAAAAAAACATACAGACAAACCAGTTATATACTTTTTCAGAGGCTCTGGCTCTTTTTTAAGAGCCCTTGAAAACTTGCCAGTGGATGCTTTTTCTGTAGACTGGACGGTGGATATGGTCTCTGCCATGAAAGAAAGCTCAAAAGCCTTTCAGGGAAACCTTGACCCTACACTTCTTTACTGTGATGAGGAAAGCCTTCAAAAAAAGACCCTTGAGTTTCTCAGATGTATACCAAGAAAGACCAAGTATGTTTTTAACTTAGGACATGGTCTTATGCCAGATATGGAGCTAAGCAAAGTAAAACTTCTCGTAGATACGGTAAAGGGCTATCGCCTCTCATGA
- the dapF gene encoding diaminopimelate epimerase, which translates to MNFTKLQGSGNDFIVIDNRDGKVYELLKRLELDIKDFVIALCKQHTGIGADGLILIEDPQDPKNHFKWQFFNSDGSVAEMCGNGSRCAVRFAYEKGIVGEEVRFETLAGVIKAWVKEGGKRVKVQLTSPKDHREVSLQVDGLHIEGSFINTGVPHFVAVVENLQDLNLVKLGRAIRFHKEFEPKGTNVNFIEKLSDKAIRIRTYERGVEGETLACGTGATASAIVAYMKGLVKEKPVEVHTKGGEILRIDFSEGLREVFLEGAVCKVFEGFFSEEDLLCMR; encoded by the coding sequence ATGAACTTTACAAAATTGCAAGGGTCTGGAAACGACTTTATAGTTATAGACAACAGAGATGGCAAGGTATACGAGCTTTTAAAGAGGCTTGAGCTTGATATAAAAGACTTTGTGATAGCACTCTGCAAGCAACACACGGGTATAGGTGCGGATGGGCTTATCCTTATAGAAGACCCTCAAGACCCAAAGAACCACTTCAAATGGCAGTTTTTTAACTCCGATGGCTCTGTGGCGGAGATGTGTGGCAACGGCTCTCGCTGTGCGGTAAGGTTTGCCTATGAGAAGGGTATAGTAGGCGAAGAAGTGCGTTTTGAGACCCTTGCGGGTGTGATAAAAGCGTGGGTCAAGGAAGGTGGAAAAAGAGTAAAGGTACAGCTTACAAGCCCAAAGGACCACAGAGAGGTATCTTTGCAGGTAGATGGTCTCCATATTGAAGGTAGCTTTATAAACACGGGCGTGCCTCACTTTGTGGCAGTGGTGGAAAACCTGCAAGACCTAAATTTGGTAAAGCTGGGAAGGGCTATAAGGTTTCACAAAGAGTTTGAGCCTAAGGGCACGAATGTGAACTTTATAGAGAAGCTCTCAGACAAGGCTATAAGGATAAGAACTTACGAAAGAGGTGTGGAAGGAGAGACCCTTGCCTGTGGAACTGGAGCAACCGCATCAGCCATAGTGGCTTATATGAAGGGTTTGGTAAAGGAAAAGCCTGTGGAAGTGCATACAAAGGGTGGTGAAATTCTCCGAATTGACTTTAGCGAGGGCTTAAGGGAAGTATTCCTTGAGGGTGCGGTCTGCAAGGTTTTTGAAGGCTTTTTCTCAGAAGAAGACCTGCTTTGCATGAGATAG
- the ispH gene encoding 4-hydroxy-3-methylbut-2-enyl diphosphate reductase codes for MAQIIVAEHAGFCFGVRRAINLAEEAVKDTHLDRKVLSMGPLIHNPQEVKRLEGKGLMLLEDESMLDENSTVIVRSHGIPPQKERELLSKGVRLVDATCPFVKAVHEAVVKLCKEGYFVVLVGEKNHPEVIGTLGYLQECGGKGVVVESKEDLKAVLGKEKVGIVAQTTQNEQFFKEVVGEIALWAREVKVINTICNATSERQEDVYKLAPQVDVMVIVGGKNSGNTRRLYEISKSLNSNSYHIETPEELRREWFEGAQKIGLTAGASTPDWIIQAVVDRIKELII; via the coding sequence ATGGCACAGATAATAGTGGCGGAGCATGCAGGTTTTTGTTTTGGAGTAAGAAGGGCTATAAACCTTGCGGAAGAGGCGGTAAAGGATACACATTTAGACAGAAAAGTCCTCAGCATGGGTCCCCTCATACACAACCCTCAGGAAGTTAAAAGACTTGAAGGCAAGGGTCTTATGCTTTTAGAAGATGAAAGCATGCTAGATGAAAACAGCACGGTGATAGTGCGTTCTCATGGCATACCACCACAGAAGGAAAGGGAGCTCCTTTCAAAGGGTGTAAGGCTTGTGGACGCTACATGCCCCTTTGTAAAGGCGGTTCATGAGGCGGTGGTAAAGCTCTGCAAAGAGGGATACTTTGTGGTGCTTGTGGGAGAGAAAAACCATCCAGAAGTGATAGGCACTTTGGGATACCTACAAGAGTGTGGTGGCAAAGGTGTGGTGGTGGAAAGCAAAGAAGACCTAAAGGCGGTTCTTGGAAAGGAAAAGGTTGGCATAGTGGCACAAACTACTCAAAACGAACAGTTTTTCAAAGAGGTGGTAGGTGAAATAGCCTTGTGGGCAAGGGAAGTAAAAGTGATAAACACCATATGCAACGCCACCTCTGAGCGTCAAGAGGATGTATACAAGCTTGCTCCACAAGTGGATGTGATGGTTATAGTAGGTGGGAAAAACAGCGGAAATACAAGAAGGCTTTATGAGATATCCAAATCTCTAAACTCCAACAGCTACCATATAGAAACACCAGAGGAGCTAAGAAGGGAATGGTTTGAAGGAGCTCAAAAAATAGGTCTTACCGCTGGTGCGTCAACCCCTGACTGGATAATACAGGCGGTGGTAGACAGGATAAAAGAGCTTATAATTTAA
- a CDS encoding DsbC family protein: MRLLLTLLLLLKLSLAQDLYTEFIRSQVKEIPLNKAIVVGKGKRELITFINPDCGHCRKEWQALRPHLDKVKVYVFLLPFRSFPESHAKSYYIACSKDKLKALDEVLSGKFDGRTPQVKECPLVYEHIKIAEKLNVQGTPYNIILGSYKVIEGYSPALLEHLGIR, encoded by the coding sequence ATGAGGCTTTTATTAACTCTCTTGCTACTTTTGAAGCTAAGCCTTGCCCAAGACCTATACACAGAGTTTATAAGGTCTCAAGTTAAAGAAATACCCCTCAACAAGGCTATCGTGGTAGGTAAAGGGAAAAGGGAGCTTATAACCTTTATAAACCCTGACTGTGGACACTGCAGGAAAGAGTGGCAAGCCCTAAGACCTCACTTAGACAAGGTAAAGGTCTATGTTTTTCTTTTACCTTTTAGGAGCTTTCCAGAAAGCCACGCCAAGTCTTATTACATAGCCTGCTCAAAGGATAAACTAAAAGCACTTGATGAAGTCCTATCTGGAAAGTTTGACGGAAGAACTCCACAGGTAAAGGAGTGTCCTCTTGTTTATGAGCACATAAAGATAGCGGAAAAGTTAAATGTGCAAGGAACTCCATACAACATAATACTTGGGAGCTACAAGGTTATAGAAGGCTATAGCCCAGCTCTCTTGGAACATCTTGGCATTAGATGA
- a CDS encoding AAA family ATPase: MIVVVMGLSGSGKSFLASILHQDFGFEWLRSDLIRKELAGINPYESAKSGYGEGIYSQEWTKRVYEEMIRRAKELVCSGKNVVLDATFLQDWQRELVKKSFPNAIFLLAYADEQVVIKRLRERRDVSDADVEVYLKQKENFVPPSYAIPIDTNKSRDELKVVLQEILQRLERKDIQENAL, encoded by the coding sequence ATGATAGTAGTGGTTATGGGTCTTTCTGGCTCTGGCAAATCCTTTCTTGCAAGCATACTCCACCAGGACTTTGGCTTTGAATGGCTAAGGAGCGACCTAATAAGAAAGGAGCTTGCTGGTATAAACCCTTATGAGAGTGCTAAATCTGGCTACGGTGAAGGTATATATTCACAAGAATGGACAAAAAGAGTTTATGAGGAGATGATAAGAAGGGCTAAAGAATTGGTCTGTAGTGGTAAAAATGTAGTGCTTGATGCAACTTTCCTTCAGGATTGGCAAAGAGAACTGGTAAAGAAAAGCTTTCCAAATGCTATATTTCTGCTTGCTTATGCAGATGAACAGGTTGTGATTAAAAGACTTAGGGAAAGGCGCGACGTATCTGATGCGGACGTTGAGGTGTATTTAAAGCAAAAAGAAAATTTTGTCCCACCTTCCTATGCAATACCTATAGATACAAACAAAAGCAGAGACGAACTTAAGGTTGTCCTGCAGGAGATACTCCAAAGGCTTGAGAGGAAAGACATTCAAGAGAACGCTCTATAG
- a CDS encoding S41 family peptidase, with protein sequence MSFLLVLLLLHVSFAGEDCSREELLKKVVALMERHYLWWDRIKDSQWKSEQELIDHLRKIGDRWTSITRQEEDRLWYSSSKMIGLGVRWDDKGYVVKVFPKSPAEQHGVREGDLILAINGVNDKNQWRRVIREVEKGGIINLEIIREGLFMEIKVLKGEFSVPVIEEVRIIDHGDKKIGYIKLVNFTQPAVEQFREVMEKFNANNIDVLILDLRDNGGGLISVAKSIVDMLIGGEGVMFYLEGRGRNLGVYQFTNRQSFNKPIIVLVNKHTASASELVATLLRRYAGAVIVGENTVGKYVGSNMYILDSCGNVLRLITFEMKLPSGELVTTDKGINPDCKLEKENPIERSLECLSSQAFGVSPAGQP encoded by the coding sequence ATGTCCTTTTTGCTTGTGCTTTTGCTCCTGCATGTATCCTTTGCAGGGGAAGACTGCTCCAGGGAAGAACTCTTAAAGAAAGTTGTCGCACTCATGGAAAGGCATTATCTTTGGTGGGATAGGATAAAGGATAGTCAGTGGAAAAGTGAGCAGGAGCTAATAGACCATCTAAGAAAGATAGGTGACCGTTGGACTTCTATAACAAGACAGGAGGAAGATAGGCTTTGGTATTCAAGTTCAAAAATGATAGGTTTGGGTGTGCGATGGGATGACAAGGGTTATGTGGTTAAGGTTTTTCCCAAGTCTCCCGCAGAACAGCATGGTGTCAGAGAGGGTGACCTTATATTAGCCATAAACGGTGTAAATGACAAAAACCAGTGGAGGAGAGTTATAAGAGAGGTAGAAAAGGGAGGAATCATAAACCTTGAAATAATAAGGGAAGGGTTGTTTATGGAGATAAAGGTTTTAAAGGGTGAATTCTCCGTGCCCGTAATAGAAGAGGTGAGGATAATAGATCATGGAGACAAAAAGATAGGATATATAAAACTCGTAAACTTTACACAGCCTGCGGTAGAGCAGTTTAGGGAGGTTATGGAAAAATTCAACGCCAACAACATAGATGTCCTTATACTTGACCTAAGGGATAACGGTGGTGGGCTTATCTCTGTAGCCAAAAGTATAGTGGATATGTTGATAGGGGGTGAGGGTGTTATGTTCTACCTTGAGGGCAGAGGAAGGAACTTAGGGGTTTATCAGTTCACAAACAGACAGAGCTTTAATAAACCGATTATTGTGCTTGTTAATAAACACACCGCCTCCGCCTCGGAGCTGGTAGCCACTTTGCTTAGAAGGTATGCGGGTGCAGTTATAGTGGGGGAAAACACCGTGGGCAAGTATGTAGGGAGCAACATGTATATCCTTGACTCCTGCGGTAATGTGCTAAGGCTTATAACCTTTGAGATGAAACTTCCAAGTGGTGAGCTTGTGACTACCGATAAGGGTATAAACCCTGACTGCAAGCTGGAAAAGGAAAACCCTATAGAGCGTTCTCTTGAATGTCTTTCCTCTCAAGCCTTTGGAGTATCTCCTGCAGGACAACCTTAA
- a CDS encoding 4Fe-4S dicluster domain-containing protein codes for MYYVAEVINEECSKYNCKQCTLFCPEPNTLMYTDEEHHAFVVQERCKGCALCVYVCVNLLKRNAIHMVMPEVHAEK; via the coding sequence ATGTACTATGTGGCTGAGGTCATAAACGAAGAGTGCAGTAAGTACAACTGCAAGCAGTGCACCCTCTTTTGTCCTGAGCCCAACACCCTTATGTATACTGATGAGGAGCATCATGCCTTCGTGGTGCAAGAACGGTGCAAGGGCTGTGCCTTGTGTGTCTATGTCTGCGTAAATCTCTTAAAGAGAAACGCCATCCACATGGTCATGCCGGAAGTGCATGCGGAGAAGTAA
- a CDS encoding Uma2 family endonuclease, giving the protein MAVREKLWTYEDYFQLEDEKRYEIIDGELLEMPAPSLRHQKVIWNLAYVFRRYQEKKKRGDFYLAPVDVVLSQEHVVQPDLVFVSKDRLSIARDKGIFGAPDLVVEVVSPSTFKRDTEDKRRLYAKHGIKEYWLVFPEERVVEVLTLKGDEYEVFSHAFESGKVCSKLLEDFCLNLEEIF; this is encoded by the coding sequence ATGGCAGTAAGGGAAAAGCTCTGGACTTATGAGGATTATTTCCAGCTTGAGGATGAAAAAAGGTATGAGATAATTGACGGAGAGCTCCTTGAAATGCCAGCACCAAGCCTAAGGCATCAGAAGGTTATTTGGAATCTTGCCTATGTCTTTAGAAGATATCAAGAGAAAAAAAAACGCGGAGATTTCTATCTTGCTCCAGTGGATGTGGTTCTTTCTCAAGAGCATGTGGTTCAGCCAGACCTTGTCTTTGTCTCAAAGGATAGGCTTTCTATAGCAAGGGATAAAGGTATATTTGGTGCTCCAGACCTCGTAGTGGAAGTGGTCTCTCCATCTACCTTTAAAAGGGATACAGAGGACAAGAGAAGGCTATACGCCAAGCATGGCATAAAGGAGTATTGGCTTGTGTTTCCAGAGGAGAGGGTGGTGGAAGTACTTACCTTGAAGGGAGATGAGTATGAAGTATTCTCCCACGCCTTTGAAAGCGGAAAGGTTTGTTCAAAACTTCTTGAAGATTTTTGTCTAAATTTAGAAGAAATTTTTTAA
- a CDS encoding carbon monoxide dehydrogenase beta subunit family protein, whose amino-acid sequence MAILGPSGFSPYPVAVYEGILNPPPGKALMFNEIVEEELAMREAAKAMLTRPNPTIFPGPQVLYAWNEEAKEKARLVKKMAQVLGAKIIPMYDYRPKYPKINPAVEINPNHPNLTIWHNKIKACIFVGVHCHYANVALKIIRAETDCFTIAMCGMAGHEDAMITLRDQHIEEMEKFINIAEEVKRELGK is encoded by the coding sequence ATGGCAATACTTGGACCGTCAGGCTTTTCACCCTATCCTGTGGCTGTTTATGAGGGTATTTTGAATCCTCCACCGGGCAAGGCTCTAATGTTTAACGAGATCGTAGAAGAAGAGCTTGCTATGAGAGAAGCTGCGAAGGCAATGCTCACAAGACCTAACCCCACCATATTCCCAGGTCCTCAGGTTCTTTATGCTTGGAACGAGGAGGCAAAGGAAAAGGCAAGGTTAGTAAAGAAGATGGCACAGGTTCTTGGTGCAAAGATTATTCCCATGTATGACTACAGACCTAAATATCCCAAAATAAACCCAGCGGTGGAAATAAACCCTAACCATCCAAACCTTACCATATGGCACAACAAGATAAAGGCGTGCATATTCGTAGGCGTGCATTGCCACTATGCCAATGTAGCTCTCAAGATAATAAGGGCTGAAACGGACTGCTTTACCATAGCCATGTGCGGTATGGCAGGGCATGAAGATGCTATGATAACACTCAGAGACCAGCATATAGAAGAGATGGAAAAGTTCATAAATATCGCAGAGGAGGTAAAGAGGGAGCTAGGAAAATGA
- a CDS encoding Uma2 family endonuclease, with product MKTRERLWTYEDYLSLEEEKRYEIINGELFEMPAPSVRHQEILKRLVRLFQIVEDKKLGLYYFSPIDVVLSEKDVLQPDLVVVLKENLSIVQERGIFGVPDLVVEIVSASSYKRDTEDKKRLYANYGVKEYWLVLPELRLIEVLTLQEGEYRAFSFACERGKVCSKVVEGLCVELEGVLP from the coding sequence ATGAAAACCCGGGAAAGGCTTTGGACTTATGAGGACTACCTAAGCCTTGAGGAAGAAAAGAGGTATGAGATAATCAATGGAGAGCTTTTTGAAATGCCAGCACCCAGTGTTAGACATCAGGAAATTCTAAAAAGGCTTGTGAGGCTCTTTCAGATAGTAGAGGATAAAAAGCTGGGGCTTTACTATTTCTCACCAATAGACGTGGTGCTTTCAGAGAAGGACGTTCTCCAGCCAGACCTTGTGGTAGTGCTTAAGGAGAATTTGTCCATAGTTCAAGAGAGGGGCATCTTTGGCGTTCCAGACCTTGTGGTGGAAATTGTCTCTGCCAGCTCCTACAAAAGGGACACAGAGGACAAAAAAAGGCTATATGCAAACTATGGTGTAAAGGAATACTGGCTTGTGCTTCCAGAGCTAAGGCTCATTGAAGTGCTTACCCTTCAAGAGGGTGAATACAGAGCTTTTTCCTTTGCCTGTGAAAGGGGCAAGGTGTGTTCAAAGGTGGTTGAGGGTTTGTGTGTGGAGTTGGAAGGAGTGCTACCATGA
- a CDS encoding Uma2 family endonuclease encodes MIAEKVWTYEDYLSLDEEKRYEIIDGELFEMPAPSVRHQEISGRLYVKLFNYIVESSLGIVLYAPIDVVLSEKDVLQPDLVVVLKENLSIVQERGIFGVPDLVVEIVSASSYKRDTEDKKRLYANYGVKEYWLVLPELRLIEVLTLQEGEYRAFSFACERGKVCSKLADGLCIDLEEVFR; translated from the coding sequence ATGATAGCAGAGAAGGTCTGGACTTATGAAGACTATCTAAGCCTTGATGAAGAAAAGAGGTATGAGATAATTGACGGGGAGCTATTTGAAATGCCAGCACCCAGCGTTAGACATCAAGAGATATCTGGTAGGTTGTATGTGAAACTTTTCAACTACATAGTGGAGAGCTCTCTTGGGATAGTCCTTTACGCTCCTATAGACGTGGTGCTTTCAGAGAAGGACGTTCTCCAGCCAGACCTTGTGGTGGTGCTTAAGGAGAATTTGTCCATAGTTCAAGAAAGAGGTATCTTTGGCGTTCCAGACCTTGTGGTGGAAATTGTCTCTGCCAGCTCCTACAAAAGGGACACAGAGGACAAAAAAAGGCTATATGCAAACTATGGTGTAAAGGAATACTGGCTTGTGCTTCCAGAGCTAAGGCTCATTGAAGTGCTTACCCTTCAAGAGGGTGAATACAGGGCTTTCTCCTTCGCCTGTGAAAGGGGCAAGGTTTGCTCAAAACTGGCTGATGGTTTGTGCATAGACCTTGAGGAGGTCTTTCGGTGA